A genome region from Novipirellula caenicola includes the following:
- a CDS encoding DUF1501 domain-containing protein: MTISRRRFHTAASIGLGSLVVTAPSLVSSCGAAAIQTPHVPPRIKRVIFLFMHGGPSHIDTFDYKPMLAKQDGKPLPFALPANIDAAPTLMNGPWKFKRRGESGLWVSDLLPHMASEIDSMCVIRSMHTKGQSHGQAVGMINTGSDNLVRPSVGAWISYALGSGHPDLPAHVAISPATAHGGPRNYGAAFLPAMHQATVIGRNGRFGDGKIPFLDSREDEASLRERFNLIQAMNRQHLTRSGVDREIEGAIEAVDLASRMQNAAPEVMDLNNESAATQRDYGIGEKSTDSFGRGCLLARRLAEAGVRFISVSSGQVWDQHGNLKDGHNKNAAATDLPVAALIRDLKRRGLWDETLVVWGGEFGRTPVVQGKNGRDHNPQGFTMVLSGGGVKSGFAYGETDDFGYYARTDRVHMHDLHATLLHLLGIDHTRLTYRYAGRDFRLTDVAGRVVEEILV, from the coding sequence ATGACGATCTCTCGACGACGCTTCCATACCGCTGCGAGTATCGGACTGGGTTCGCTGGTAGTCACAGCACCATCGCTTGTTTCGTCATGCGGTGCCGCCGCAATCCAGACGCCTCATGTGCCACCACGAATCAAACGTGTGATTTTTTTATTCATGCATGGCGGTCCGAGTCACATCGATACATTCGATTACAAACCGATGCTGGCCAAGCAGGACGGAAAACCGCTGCCGTTTGCGTTGCCTGCCAATATTGACGCAGCGCCGACCCTGATGAACGGCCCATGGAAATTCAAACGGCGTGGCGAATCAGGACTTTGGGTCAGCGATTTGCTGCCACACATGGCATCCGAAATCGACTCGATGTGCGTCATCCGCAGCATGCATACCAAGGGACAATCGCATGGCCAAGCGGTCGGCATGATCAACACCGGAAGCGACAACTTGGTTCGTCCGAGCGTGGGAGCGTGGATCAGTTACGCGTTAGGCAGCGGCCATCCCGACTTGCCCGCGCACGTGGCGATCTCGCCAGCGACGGCGCATGGCGGACCACGTAATTACGGCGCTGCGTTTCTGCCGGCGATGCACCAGGCGACCGTGATCGGACGTAACGGGCGGTTCGGTGACGGCAAGATCCCGTTTCTCGACAGCCGCGAAGACGAAGCGTCGTTACGTGAACGATTCAATCTGATTCAAGCGATGAACCGGCAACATTTGACACGCAGCGGCGTCGATCGCGAAATCGAAGGAGCGATCGAAGCGGTCGACTTGGCATCACGCATGCAAAACGCTGCACCGGAGGTGATGGATTTGAACAATGAATCCGCGGCAACACAGCGTGATTACGGGATCGGTGAAAAGTCGACCGATTCGTTTGGTCGTGGATGCTTGTTGGCGCGTCGATTGGCCGAGGCGGGCGTGCGGTTCATCAGCGTTAGCAGCGGTCAAGTGTGGGACCAACATGGCAACTTAAAAGACGGTCACAACAAAAACGCGGCGGCCACGGATCTGCCCGTTGCAGCGCTGATTCGCGACCTAAAACGCCGTGGTTTGTGGGACGAAACGCTTGTCGTGTGGGGTGGCGAGTTTGGCCGAACGCCGGTGGTGCAAGGCAAAAATGGACGCGACCATAACCCTCAAGGCTTTACGATGGTGTTGTCCGGCGGTGGCGTCAAAAGCGGGTTTGCGTACGGCGAAACCGACGATTTTGGCTACTACGCTCGGACCGATCGGGTGCACATGCACGACCTACATGCCACGCTGTTGCACTTGCTCGGGATCGACCACACACGTTTGACGTATCGCTACGCGGGCCGTGATTTCCGTCTGACCGATGTTGCAGGCCGTGTCGTCGAGGAGATTTTGGTGTGA
- the rpsC gene encoding 30S ribosomal protein S3, translating to MGQKVNPIAFRLGVTRSWNSRWYASKQDFADLLVEDRKLREFITKHPKKTQYKNAGIDRIEIERTRDEVRVMLYVARPGLIIGKKGQEIEILQAELQNLIGRRINLKVEEVGRPELQAQLVAEDIAQQLAKRSSFRRTMKRSLEQTMDAGAKGIKIQLAGRLGGAEMARREKQIAGSIPLSTLQAKIDYGTTEAMTPQGHIGIQVWINQGTYGDESDGADAQAGQASKKPKRSHKR from the coding sequence ATGGGTCAAAAAGTCAACCCGATTGCGTTTCGACTAGGCGTTACTCGCAGCTGGAATAGCCGCTGGTATGCGTCGAAGCAAGACTTTGCGGACCTGTTGGTGGAAGATCGCAAGCTGCGTGAATTCATCACCAAGCACCCCAAAAAGACACAATACAAGAACGCGGGTATCGATCGCATCGAGATCGAACGAACGCGTGACGAAGTCCGAGTGATGTTGTACGTCGCACGACCAGGTTTGATCATCGGCAAGAAGGGTCAAGAAATTGAGATCCTGCAAGCCGAACTGCAAAACTTGATCGGACGCCGAATCAACTTGAAAGTCGAAGAAGTCGGCCGTCCTGAGCTGCAAGCTCAATTGGTGGCCGAGGACATCGCACAACAGTTGGCCAAACGATCGAGTTTTCGTCGCACGATGAAGCGATCGCTTGAGCAAACGATGGATGCCGGAGCCAAGGGGATCAAGATCCAATTGGCAGGCCGACTCGGTGGAGCTGAAATGGCTCGCCGTGAGAAACAAATTGCGGGTTCGATTCCGTTGAGCACCCTGCAAGCAAAAATTGACTACGGAACGACTGAAGCGATGACGCCACAGGGGCACATCGGGATTCAGGTTTGGATTAATCAAGGTACTTACGGAGACGAATCCGATGGCGCTGATGCCCAAGCGGGTCAAGCATCGAAAAAGCCAAAGAGGTCGCATAAAAGGTAA
- the rplB gene encoding 50S ribosomal protein L2 produces MGIRVYKPTSAGRRNASVSDFADLTPGAKPERNLLRPKRKTGGRNNQGKITARHRGGGHKQKYRVIDFRRAKDGMPAVVDSVQYDPNRSARIALLKYADGEKTYVVAPAGLKAGDTVQNGPEAAPVVGNCLPLKYIPLGTSVCCIELRAGRGATLCRSAGTQATLMAREADWAQISLPSGEIRRIPSVCRATIGQVGNSDHMNVRLGKAGRSRWLGRRPHVRGTAMNPIDHPHGGGEGRTKGGRHPVSPQGKSAKGGATRQKRKPSNSSIVRRRKSRRYGQLKLHK; encoded by the coding sequence ATGGGAATCCGAGTCTACAAACCGACAAGTGCTGGACGCCGAAACGCGTCAGTAAGCGACTTTGCCGATTTGACTCCTGGTGCCAAGCCAGAGCGAAATTTGCTTCGACCGAAGCGAAAAACGGGCGGCCGCAACAACCAGGGCAAGATCACAGCACGTCACCGTGGTGGCGGTCATAAGCAAAAGTACCGCGTCATCGATTTCCGTCGTGCGAAAGACGGGATGCCCGCGGTCGTGGATTCGGTCCAGTATGACCCCAACCGTTCGGCGCGAATCGCATTGTTGAAGTACGCCGATGGTGAAAAGACGTATGTCGTCGCCCCCGCTGGCTTGAAAGCTGGCGATACCGTACAAAACGGCCCTGAAGCCGCTCCTGTCGTAGGCAATTGCTTGCCGCTGAAGTACATCCCGCTGGGAACTTCGGTGTGCTGCATCGAATTGCGTGCAGGTCGTGGTGCCACACTTTGCCGATCCGCCGGAACGCAAGCGACCTTGATGGCTCGCGAAGCAGACTGGGCTCAAATTTCATTGCCAAGCGGTGAAATCCGTCGTATCCCAAGTGTTTGCCGAGCGACCATTGGTCAGGTTGGCAACAGCGACCACATGAACGTCCGACTTGGTAAAGCAGGTCGTTCACGATGGCTCGGACGTCGGCCGCATGTTCGCGGTACCGCGATGAACCCGATCGACCATCCGCACGGTGGTGGTGAAGGTCGAACCAAGGGTGGTCGTCACCCGGTCAGCCCACAAGGCAAGAGTGCCAAGGGTGGAGCGACTCGCCAGAAACGCAAACCAAGCAACAGCTCGATCGTACGCCGACGCAAGAGTCGTCGTTATGGCCAGTTGAAGCTACACAAGTAA
- a CDS encoding DUF2752 domain-containing protein: MLVKRGLLRGFSLLVGIVPFALLVTASQLSPSEQGLGTHQQLGLPPCSSRILFGIRCPACGMTTSWAHFTQGHWWQSVQANVGGFLLAMVACWVVLLSAAVFVNPRVDVMRYQKTAAIAAIGIGLITLCDWLFRLYR, translated from the coding sequence TTGCTAGTAAAACGTGGGCTTTTACGAGGATTTTCGCTACTGGTCGGGATCGTGCCGTTCGCTTTGTTGGTGACGGCCAGCCAGCTGAGTCCGAGCGAACAAGGGCTGGGAACCCATCAACAGCTCGGTCTTCCCCCCTGCTCGTCGCGAATCCTGTTCGGGATTCGCTGCCCCGCGTGTGGGATGACGACGTCCTGGGCACACTTTACCCAAGGTCATTGGTGGCAAAGTGTTCAAGCGAATGTGGGCGGGTTCCTGTTGGCGATGGTGGCTTGTTGGGTCGTGCTGCTTTCGGCGGCGGTTTTCGTCAATCCCCGTGTGGATGTCATGCGATATCAAAAAACCGCAGCCATTGCCGCAATCGGGATCGGATTGATCACGCTTTGCGATTGGCTCTTTCGCCTCTACCGCTGA
- the rpsQ gene encoding 30S ribosomal protein S17: MPKRVVSGTVTSDKMSKTRRVEINRVVKHPKYKKYVRRRTVCHVHDENNESGAGDLVEIIESEPLSKLKRWRLVRVLQKSTDVDLAALRAARKASAEAEAMEASHAGEPDKA; this comes from the coding sequence ATGCCAAAGCGCGTCGTTTCCGGAACTGTGACCAGCGACAAGATGAGCAAGACTCGTCGTGTCGAAATCAATCGTGTCGTCAAACATCCGAAGTACAAAAAGTACGTTCGCCGTCGGACTGTATGCCATGTCCATGACGAGAACAACGAATCGGGTGCGGGCGATCTTGTTGAGATCATCGAATCCGAACCCCTTAGCAAGCTGAAGCGATGGCGTTTAGTACGCGTGCTGCAAAAGAGCACCGACGTTGACCTGGCAGCACTGCGTGCGGCTCGCAAAGCGTCGGCCGAAGCGGAAGCCATGGAAGCGTCTCACGCAGGTGAGCCGGACAAGGCGTAA
- the rplC gene encoding 50S ribosomal protein L3, whose product MTQVFLEDGTSVPVTVIQAGPCHVLQLRSEERDGYRAVQLGFEDKPRRLAIRSERGHVAKLDSKRSKSRAAAGVEATAKAGCEPQRYIREFRGESDLEVGATVTVDQFAEVKKVDVTGTSKGRGYSGVMKRHNFAGQRASHGVKKCHRYAGSTGCSAAPSRVFKGLAMAGQYGNTKTTVRNLELVRIDAENNLLLVRGAVPGPNGGFVSVRQTNKVG is encoded by the coding sequence ATGACTCAGGTCTTCCTGGAAGACGGCACGTCGGTACCGGTAACGGTTATCCAGGCTGGCCCCTGCCATGTCCTGCAACTGCGAAGCGAAGAGCGTGACGGTTACCGAGCAGTTCAATTGGGATTCGAAGACAAGCCACGCCGCCTGGCGATCCGCAGTGAGCGGGGTCACGTCGCTAAGCTAGATAGCAAGCGAAGCAAGAGTCGCGCCGCCGCTGGCGTTGAAGCGACTGCCAAGGCAGGATGTGAGCCGCAACGATACATCCGCGAATTCCGAGGCGAAAGCGACCTCGAAGTTGGTGCAACTGTCACGGTTGACCAGTTCGCCGAAGTCAAAAAAGTCGACGTCACCGGCACCAGCAAAGGCCGCGGTTACTCGGGTGTCATGAAACGACACAACTTTGCAGGTCAACGAGCGTCGCACGGTGTCAAGAAGTGTCACCGTTACGCGGGTAGCACGGGCTGTTCTGCAGCACCGAGCCGCGTCTTCAAGGGCCTCGCGATGGCAGGTCAATACGGCAACACAAAGACGACTGTACGGAACCTGGAACTGGTTCGCATCGACGCCGAGAACAATTTGTTGCTCGTCCGCGGTGCTGTCCCTGGACCTAACGGTGGTTTCGTTTCGGTCCGCCAAACTAACAAGGTGGGTTAA
- the rpsJ gene encoding 30S ribosomal protein S10, translating into MSAGASEVIRIRMEAYDHSVLDISAQEIVDTVKRTHSEVHGPIPLPTRIERYTVLSGPFVNKKSRQQYEIRTHKRLIDIVQATAKTIEALNKLSLPAGVDIKIKASAR; encoded by the coding sequence GTGTCAGCCGGTGCTAGTGAGGTTATCCGAATTCGTATGGAGGCATACGATCACTCTGTGCTGGATATTAGTGCACAGGAAATCGTCGATACGGTAAAGCGTACGCACAGCGAAGTACATGGGCCGATCCCATTGCCGACTCGCATTGAGCGATACACGGTATTGTCGGGCCCTTTTGTAAATAAGAAATCTCGTCAACAATACGAGATCCGGACGCACAAGCGTCTCATTGACATTGTCCAGGCTACAGCCAAGACGATCGAAGCACTTAACAAATTAAGCCTTCCGGCCGGTGTTGATATCAAAATCAAGGCATCAGCACGCTAA
- the rplP gene encoding 50S ribosomal protein L16 — protein MALMPKRVKHRKSQRGRIKGNATRGNTVVFGDYGIQSLDAGWIRATTIEAGRIAAQQYVRGEGKLYIRIFPTKSVTSTPLETRMGKGKGEPDFWAAVVKPGTILYELSGVTEQQAKVCFARLASKLPVKVRFVERRTA, from the coding sequence ATGGCGCTGATGCCCAAGCGGGTCAAGCATCGAAAAAGCCAAAGAGGTCGCATAAAAGGTAACGCGACGCGCGGCAACACAGTCGTCTTCGGTGACTACGGCATCCAATCGCTTGATGCGGGTTGGATCCGAGCCACGACGATTGAAGCCGGTCGTATCGCTGCCCAGCAATACGTCCGCGGCGAAGGAAAGCTTTACATCCGAATCTTCCCAACCAAGTCAGTGACCAGCACTCCGCTGGAGACTCGGATGGGTAAAGGTAAGGGGGAGCCAGACTTCTGGGCCGCGGTCGTGAAGCCGGGAACCATTTTATACGAACTCAGTGGTGTTACCGAACAACAGGCCAAGGTTTGTTTCGCACGTTTGGCGAGCAAACTGCCAGTCAAAGTTCGGTTTGTCGAACGACGCACTGCCTAA
- the rpmC gene encoding 50S ribosomal protein L29, whose translation MTKTTELREMSDDQLEATAKEAGETLFRLRFQSQSERLNTPSEIRKNRRLIARIKTIQTERSKANTTNS comes from the coding sequence ATGACAAAGACAACCGAACTTCGCGAGATGAGCGACGATCAGCTGGAAGCGACAGCAAAAGAAGCGGGTGAGACCCTGTTTCGTTTGCGGTTCCAGTCGCAATCGGAACGCCTCAATACTCCTAGCGAAATCAGAAAAAACCGACGCCTGATCGCGCGGATCAAAACGATCCAAACCGAGCGGTCCAAGGCGAACACAACTAACTCCTAA
- the rplD gene encoding 50S ribosomal protein L4 — MASLTIYNAAGSEVGQYDIDTETIANRVNKQLLHDVVVMYQANKRQGSHNTRTRGQVSGTTKKMYRQKGTGNARAGSKRTNVRRGGGVARTVKPRDYSYRLPKKAVRLATRMAIRSKIDDGEVLVIDNLGFEKPKTKEMATILKALGLEGSSTLVATADQDMVVYKSGRNIEGVSVHPVRDLNALEILRPKRMLVTKDAMDKIKDGTFAGTQASAE; from the coding sequence ATGGCATCTCTAACCATTTACAATGCTGCCGGCAGCGAAGTCGGGCAGTACGATATCGATACCGAAACAATCGCCAACCGCGTCAACAAGCAATTGTTGCACGATGTCGTTGTGATGTACCAGGCAAACAAACGCCAAGGTTCGCACAACACTCGTACTCGCGGCCAGGTGAGCGGCACGACCAAGAAAATGTACCGCCAAAAAGGTACGGGCAACGCTCGTGCCGGCAGCAAGCGAACCAACGTTCGCCGCGGTGGTGGTGTAGCTCGAACGGTCAAGCCTCGTGATTACAGCTATCGTTTGCCTAAGAAGGCGGTTCGGTTGGCAACTCGCATGGCCATCCGCTCGAAAATCGACGACGGCGAAGTGCTGGTGATCGACAACCTCGGTTTCGAAAAACCAAAGACCAAAGAGATGGCGACGATCCTGAAGGCCTTGGGGCTGGAAGGCTCGAGCACCTTGGTTGCCACCGCTGACCAAGACATGGTGGTTTACAAGAGTGGTCGCAACATCGAAGGTGTCAGCGTCCATCCCGTTCGCGACCTGAACGCATTGGAAATCTTGCGTCCCAAGCGGATGCTGGTCACCAAAGACGCGATGGACAAGATCAAAGACGGAACATTCGCTGGCACGCAAGCCAGTGCCGAGTAG
- a CDS encoding DUF1553 domain-containing protein, translating to MATVTTSMSRRKTVSVGVVFQLASFSLAAFSQEPGSVDFFENRIRPVLVKHCYECHSAKSDDLGGSLLLDSSGGMTQGGDSGPAIVKGHPQQSLLVSAIRYESSEMPPQGKLPDQVIADFEQWITAGAVDPRDQPTSIPTATPAIDIEAGKQFWAFRPIQAPAIPDAIVRPSDTGSTTSLSKSKPTSSSLIDCFLDAELAKASIAENELASPDIRLRRLCFDLTGLPPNLELQRAWSEDPSPQHWIQIVDQLLSSIEFAEHWARHWMDLARYADSNGADFNATHHDAWRYRDYLVRSFAEDRSIDEMIQQQIAGDLLPSSTDSQRFDNLVATTFLMLGTKMLSERDKVKLEMDVVDEQIDTVGRAFLGLTLGCARCHDHKFDPVPTRDYYALAGIFRSTQTLNGESQKYVSTWNKTPLPTSEQHRQAIANHNQHQKTLESDLKRLDSELAALKKRITPDGLVLDDEEGKKSGQWKASTLFHTFVSKGYVHDNNGEKGKLKVEFSVRLPETGRYEVRLAGSPGSNRASRVPVSIRDANGDHEVFVNQRTAAINEIWNSLGEFHFNTDQDAIVTIGNADTDGYVIVDAIQFRRVDVAEKGTEKPEADPRVTQAIEQKSKERDQVQTKLAELKKNPPAPLPLAMAPRDRSSDKTMDCRIHIRGETANLGEIVPRGFLQVCSGGTATIASPRGSGRLELADWLTDPDNPLVARVFVNRVWMHLMGEGIVRTVDNFGMQGERPSHPELLDFLASDFLRSGWQLKPLIRRIVTTQAYQRSSALNPRACEIDPENRLLWRMHRRRLPAEAIRDTMLVAANQLDRTARFEPMKGMGVLVSNNNSDSDAKIGSNSPTCRTLYMPVVRGYVPALLTALDAADPDLLVGKRPTTNVPGQALVLINSPEINQWSETTAERICNEHRDFPTRIEAAYRRCFQRLPTAEDHRLATDFFAGQEDSASRWHAFVAAMFAATEFRLLD from the coding sequence ATGGCCACAGTCACCACTTCGATGAGCCGTCGTAAAACAGTGTCGGTGGGCGTCGTTTTTCAATTGGCTTCTTTTTCACTTGCCGCATTCTCTCAGGAACCTGGATCGGTCGATTTTTTCGAGAATCGCATCCGCCCTGTGCTAGTCAAGCATTGTTACGAGTGCCATTCGGCGAAATCGGATGACCTTGGCGGCTCACTACTTCTGGATTCCTCGGGAGGCATGACGCAGGGTGGCGACAGCGGACCTGCGATCGTTAAGGGCCATCCACAACAGAGTCTGTTGGTGTCCGCGATCCGCTACGAATCATCCGAGATGCCACCACAGGGAAAGTTGCCTGACCAGGTGATTGCGGATTTCGAACAATGGATTACCGCGGGCGCAGTCGATCCCCGAGACCAGCCAACCAGCATTCCCACCGCAACGCCTGCGATCGACATCGAAGCGGGCAAACAGTTTTGGGCGTTTCGCCCGATTCAAGCCCCAGCAATCCCCGACGCCATCGTGCGACCGAGCGATACCGGATCGACTACTTCCCTAAGCAAATCCAAACCGACCAGCAGTTCGCTGATCGATTGTTTCTTGGACGCGGAACTCGCAAAAGCATCGATCGCCGAAAATGAACTCGCCTCACCTGACATCCGCTTGCGTAGATTGTGCTTTGATCTGACCGGGCTACCTCCGAATCTCGAATTGCAACGGGCGTGGAGCGAAGATCCATCACCGCAACATTGGATCCAGATTGTCGATCAACTGTTGAGCTCCATTGAGTTCGCTGAACATTGGGCACGTCATTGGATGGATTTGGCTAGGTATGCCGACAGCAACGGTGCCGACTTCAACGCCACGCATCATGACGCTTGGCGTTATCGCGACTACTTAGTTCGCTCGTTTGCCGAAGACCGCTCGATTGACGAAATGATCCAACAACAGATTGCTGGCGACTTGCTGCCCTCGTCGACCGATTCGCAGCGTTTCGACAACCTTGTGGCCACCACGTTTCTGATGTTGGGAACCAAGATGCTGAGTGAACGCGACAAGGTAAAACTGGAAATGGATGTCGTTGACGAGCAGATCGATACGGTGGGGCGAGCGTTCCTAGGGCTGACGCTTGGCTGTGCTCGCTGCCACGATCACAAATTTGATCCGGTTCCGACGCGAGACTATTACGCATTGGCCGGAATTTTTCGCAGCACGCAAACGCTCAATGGCGAAAGCCAAAAGTACGTCAGCACGTGGAACAAAACGCCCCTGCCGACCAGCGAGCAACATCGACAAGCGATCGCGAATCACAATCAACATCAAAAAACACTCGAGTCCGACTTGAAGCGACTCGACAGCGAGTTGGCGGCACTGAAAAAACGGATCACGCCCGACGGATTGGTGCTGGACGATGAGGAAGGCAAAAAATCAGGGCAATGGAAAGCGTCGACTCTTTTTCACACGTTCGTCTCCAAAGGCTATGTGCATGACAACAACGGCGAGAAGGGAAAACTGAAGGTCGAATTTTCGGTGCGTCTGCCAGAGACCGGACGTTACGAGGTTCGGTTAGCGGGATCCCCAGGGTCGAACCGTGCCTCGCGGGTGCCTGTCTCGATCCGCGATGCAAACGGCGATCATGAGGTATTCGTCAATCAACGGACCGCAGCGATCAATGAGATTTGGAACTCGCTGGGTGAGTTCCATTTCAACACGGACCAAGACGCCATCGTTACCATCGGCAACGCAGACACCGATGGCTATGTGATCGTCGATGCGATCCAGTTTCGCCGAGTCGACGTCGCCGAGAAGGGAACGGAAAAACCGGAAGCAGATCCTCGTGTCACCCAAGCGATTGAGCAAAAAAGCAAAGAGCGTGATCAGGTTCAAACGAAGCTCGCGGAGCTTAAAAAAAATCCACCGGCCCCGTTGCCTTTGGCGATGGCTCCGCGAGACCGAAGCAGTGACAAGACGATGGATTGCCGGATTCATATTCGCGGCGAAACGGCGAACTTGGGCGAGATCGTGCCTCGCGGCTTCTTGCAAGTCTGCAGCGGCGGCACTGCCACGATCGCGTCACCTCGTGGCAGCGGACGCTTAGAACTGGCCGATTGGTTAACCGACCCGGACAATCCGCTTGTCGCTCGCGTGTTTGTCAATCGTGTTTGGATGCATTTGATGGGCGAGGGGATCGTGCGGACGGTTGATAATTTCGGCATGCAAGGCGAACGTCCTTCGCATCCAGAATTACTCGACTTTTTGGCGTCCGATTTCCTGCGCAGCGGTTGGCAATTGAAACCATTGATACGCCGGATTGTGACGACGCAAGCCTATCAGCGTTCCTCTGCGCTCAATCCACGTGCATGTGAGATTGATCCCGAGAACCGACTGCTGTGGCGAATGCATCGTCGGCGTTTGCCAGCCGAAGCGATTCGCGACACGATGCTTGTCGCTGCGAACCAACTCGATCGCACTGCCCGCTTTGAACCGATGAAAGGGATGGGGGTATTGGTTTCGAATAACAATAGCGACAGCGATGCCAAGATCGGATCCAACTCACCAACATGCCGCACACTGTACATGCCGGTGGTTCGCGGCTATGTGCCGGCGTTATTAACCGCGTTGGACGCAGCCGATCCGGATTTGCTGGTCGGAAAACGCCCGACCACCAATGTGCCGGGTCAAGCGTTGGTGTTGATCAATAGTCCTGAAATCAATCAATGGTCCGAGACGACGGCGGAGCGAATCTGCAATGAACACCGTGATTTTCCGACGCGAATCGAAGCCGCCTATCGACGTTGTTTCCAGCGGTTGCCAACGGCAGAGGACCATCGATTGGCCACTGATTTTTTCGCCGGCCAAGAAGACTCCGCTTCACGATGGCATGCATTCGTTGCCGCGATGTTCGCCGCAACGGAATTCCGTTTACTCGATTAG
- the rplW gene encoding 50S ribosomal protein L23 has protein sequence MAHITPPAPSSPIELEPHQVLLRPLVTEKGVHRATRNNQYAFQIHRDATKLDVKKAVETLFNVKVEKVRTQTRKGKTRRYRFRAGRTADWKKAIVKLGEDHRIDFF, from the coding sequence ATGGCACACATTACTCCCCCCGCACCATCAAGTCCGATCGAGCTGGAACCTCACCAGGTTCTGCTTCGCCCGCTCGTGACTGAAAAAGGGGTTCACCGGGCTACCCGAAACAATCAATACGCATTCCAAATTCATCGCGACGCTACCAAGCTGGACGTGAAGAAGGCTGTCGAGACCCTGTTCAACGTCAAGGTTGAAAAGGTTCGCACACAGACGCGGAAGGGCAAAACACGCCGATACCGTTTCCGAGCTGGCCGCACTGCGGACTGGAAGAAGGCAATCGTCAAGCTGGGCGAAGATCACCGCATCGACTTCTTCTAG
- the rpsS gene encoding 30S ribosomal protein S19, whose amino-acid sequence MSRSSKKGPFVDPKLFFKVQKQLEGGRAEPIKTWARACTIVPEFVNITFMVHDGRKHVKVLVSEDMVGHKLGEFAPTRTFKGHGGKGGKK is encoded by the coding sequence ATGAGCCGCAGCAGCAAAAAAGGCCCGTTCGTCGACCCGAAGTTGTTCTTCAAGGTCCAAAAGCAACTCGAAGGTGGACGTGCCGAACCAATCAAGACTTGGGCTCGTGCATGCACGATCGTGCCTGAGTTCGTGAACATCACGTTCATGGTTCACGATGGCCGCAAGCACGTGAAGGTGCTTGTTTCCGAAGACATGGTTGGACACAAGTTAGGCGAATTTGCTCCGACGCGAACCTTCAAGGGTCACGGCGGCAAGGGCGGCAAGAAGTAA
- the rplV gene encoding 50S ribosomal protein L22, with protein sequence MASFTAHYRNARISAQKVRLLANLVRGMYADEALDTLKFQPQRGARMLEKCIKSAIGNAQDPDQNDGRSHRIEELVLTDVRIDGGPMLKRIRPRARGTAFMIKKRSSHIHVGLTPIDEV encoded by the coding sequence ATGGCAAGTTTCACAGCACATTACCGGAACGCAAGAATCAGCGCACAGAAAGTGCGTCTTCTGGCGAACTTGGTCCGCGGCATGTATGCCGACGAAGCACTTGACACCCTCAAGTTCCAACCCCAACGTGGGGCTCGGATGCTCGAGAAATGCATCAAGAGTGCGATCGGCAACGCCCAAGACCCCGACCAGAACGATGGCCGCAGTCACCGGATCGAAGAATTGGTGCTGACCGACGTCCGCATCGATGGCGGCCCGATGCTCAAGCGTATCCGCCCTCGTGCTCGCGGCACCGCGTTCATGATCAAAAAGCGAAGCAGCCACATTCACGTTGGCTTGACGCCGATTGACGAAGTTTAA